A genomic region of Pseudomonas frederiksbergensis contains the following coding sequences:
- a CDS encoding cytochrome ubiquinol oxidase subunit I, which produces MFGLEALDLARIQFAFTISFHILFPAITIGLASYLAVLEGLWLKTHNDTYRDLYHFWSKIFAVNFGMGVVSGLVMAYQFGTNWSRFSDFAGSVTGPLLTYEVLTAFFLEAGFLGVMLFGWNKVGRKLHFFATVMVAIGTLISTFWILASNSWMQTPQGYEIVNGQVIPVDWLAVIFNPSFPYRLMHMATAAFVATAFFVGSSAAWHLLRGRDNPAIRTMLSMAMWMALIVAPIQAVIGDFHGLNTLKHQPAKIAAIEGHWENVGNEPTPLILFGWPDMKAEKTRFAVEIPYLGSLILTHSLDKQVPALKEFAPEDRPNSTIVFWSFRIMVGLGFLMIFTGLWSLWLRKRDRLYSNRAFLYLALWMGPSGLIAILAGWFTTEIGRQPWVVYGLMRTADASSMHSFLQMSITLALFVVVYFSLFGVGLGYMLRLVRKGPKINEGAEPSHGGPGQQRTPARPLSAADDNGDHSHSLNKGN; this is translated from the coding sequence ATGTTCGGTTTGGAGGCACTTGATCTCGCCCGAATTCAGTTCGCGTTCACCATCTCGTTCCACATCCTGTTCCCGGCGATCACCATCGGCCTGGCGAGTTACCTGGCAGTGCTCGAAGGCTTGTGGCTGAAGACCCACAACGACACCTACCGTGATCTGTACCACTTCTGGTCGAAGATCTTTGCCGTCAACTTCGGCATGGGTGTGGTTTCCGGATTGGTCATGGCCTATCAGTTCGGCACCAACTGGAGCCGCTTCTCGGACTTTGCCGGTTCCGTCACCGGGCCGCTGCTGACCTATGAGGTACTCACGGCATTCTTCCTCGAAGCCGGTTTCCTCGGCGTCATGCTGTTTGGCTGGAACAAGGTCGGGCGCAAACTGCACTTCTTCGCCACCGTCATGGTGGCCATCGGCACGCTGATCTCGACATTCTGGATTCTCGCCTCCAACAGCTGGATGCAAACCCCACAGGGCTACGAAATCGTTAACGGCCAGGTGATTCCGGTGGACTGGCTGGCGGTGATTTTCAACCCGTCGTTCCCGTACCGCTTGATGCACATGGCCACGGCCGCCTTTGTGGCCACCGCATTTTTTGTCGGCTCGTCGGCCGCCTGGCACCTGTTGCGGGGTCGTGATAACCCGGCGATCCGCACCATGCTGTCAATGGCCATGTGGATGGCCTTGATCGTCGCGCCGATTCAGGCGGTGATCGGTGACTTCCACGGCCTTAACACGCTCAAGCATCAACCGGCAAAAATCGCCGCGATTGAAGGTCACTGGGAAAACGTCGGCAATGAGCCGACCCCGCTGATCCTGTTCGGCTGGCCGGACATGAAAGCCGAGAAGACCCGATTCGCGGTAGAGATTCCGTACCTGGGCAGCTTGATTCTGACTCACTCGCTGGACAAGCAGGTCCCGGCGCTCAAGGAGTTCGCACCTGAAGACCGGCCGAATTCGACCATTGTGTTCTGGTCGTTCCGGATCATGGTCGGGTTGGGCTTTCTGATGATCTTCACCGGTCTGTGGAGTCTGTGGCTGCGCAAGCGTGACAGGCTGTATTCGAACCGTGCGTTCCTCTACCTGGCGTTGTGGATGGGGCCGTCGGGCCTGATCGCGATTCTTGCCGGTTGGTTCACCACTGAAATCGGGCGTCAGCCGTGGGTGGTGTACGGGTTGATGCGGACCGCCGACGCTTCATCCATGCACAGTTTCTTGCAGATGAGCATTACCCTGGCGCTGTTCGTCGTGGTGTATTTCTCGCTGTTCGGTGTCGGTCTGGGCTACATGCTGCGCCTGGTGCGCAAAGGGCCGAAAATCAACGAAGGTGCCGAACCGAGCCACGGTGGTCCTGGGCAGCAACGTACACCGGCCCGTCCGCTTTCCGCTGCCGACGATAACGGTGATCACAGCCACAGCCTGAACAAGGGGAATTGA